A single genomic interval of Terriglobus albidus harbors:
- a CDS encoding MoaD/ThiS family protein — protein sequence MSIKVLLPTAFVRHTDGVKKVDSAATNLPGLVDDLGVKFPALGAHIKDEQGKLRPFINVYVNDEDIRFLGGETHTFEDGDEIMLIPSIAGGCV from the coding sequence ATGTCAATCAAAGTACTTTTGCCGACCGCCTTTGTCCGCCATACCGATGGCGTGAAGAAGGTTGACTCCGCCGCTACCAACCTGCCGGGCTTGGTCGATGACCTGGGTGTGAAGTTCCCGGCGCTTGGTGCGCATATCAAGGACGAGCAGGGTAAGTTGCGCCCGTTCATCAACGTCTACGTGAACGATGAGGACATCCGCTTCCTGGGTGGCGAGACCCACACGTTTGAAGACGGAGATGAGATCATGCTGATCCCGTCGATTGCCGGCGGGTGTGTGTAA
- a CDS encoding pyridoxal phosphate-dependent aminotransferase: protein MPIASTSSALRLSKLAPSIVQSEIRAMTIACNAIDGINMSQGVCDTDPPHPVIEGAVNAMRNGFNIYARMDGIDSLRHAIARKFAHYNAITADPDGEILVTTGTTGAMLATCMALFDPGDEVIVFEPFYGYHVNMLLGLNLKPVIVPLTAPRWDFDPEALANAITPKTRAILVNTPGNPSGKVFTRTELEALATIAIDADLFVITDEIYEYFLYDGHEHISPATLPGMAERTITIAGFSKTFSVTGWRLGYLHASKRWTPSIAYFHDLLFISAPAPLQHGVAAGLCDLPDSFYTDMRTEYVAKRDKTVAALADAGLTPTVPQGAYYILADVSRVEGSTSKEKARNLLKQVGVAAVAGSAFFRAGKGENLLRFCYAKKDDALDEACRRLRSL, encoded by the coding sequence GTTCAATCTGAGATCCGCGCCATGACCATCGCATGCAACGCCATCGATGGCATCAATATGTCCCAGGGCGTCTGCGATACGGACCCGCCGCATCCTGTGATTGAAGGCGCCGTCAACGCGATGCGTAATGGCTTCAATATCTATGCGCGTATGGACGGCATCGATTCCCTGCGCCATGCTATCGCGCGCAAGTTTGCGCACTACAACGCCATTACCGCCGATCCCGATGGCGAGATCCTGGTCACGACCGGAACCACCGGAGCCATGCTGGCGACCTGCATGGCGTTGTTCGATCCAGGCGATGAAGTAATCGTCTTCGAGCCCTTCTACGGCTACCACGTCAACATGCTGCTGGGCCTGAACCTGAAGCCTGTGATTGTTCCGTTGACTGCGCCCCGCTGGGACTTCGATCCCGAAGCCCTGGCAAACGCCATCACGCCGAAAACCCGCGCCATCCTGGTCAATACGCCCGGCAATCCGTCAGGCAAGGTCTTCACGCGCACGGAGCTGGAGGCACTGGCTACCATCGCGATCGATGCGGATCTCTTCGTCATCACCGACGAGATCTACGAGTACTTCCTCTACGACGGTCACGAGCATATCTCCCCGGCAACACTGCCCGGCATGGCGGAGCGGACGATCACGATCGCCGGCTTTTCCAAGACCTTCTCCGTCACCGGCTGGCGTCTCGGCTACCTGCACGCCAGTAAGCGCTGGACCCCGTCCATCGCCTACTTCCACGACCTGCTCTTCATATCCGCTCCGGCTCCGCTGCAGCATGGTGTGGCCGCAGGCCTGTGCGACCTTCCTGATAGCTTCTATACCGACATGCGGACCGAGTACGTCGCCAAGCGCGACAAGACCGTAGCTGCACTTGCAGATGCCGGACTCACGCCGACTGTCCCGCAGGGAGCGTATTACATCCTTGCCGATGTCTCCCGCGTTGAAGGCTCCACCTCGAAGGAGAAGGCGCGCAACCTGCTCAAACAGGTTGGCGTGGCTGCCGTGGCTGGGTCAGCATTCTTCCGTGCGGGCAAAGGAGAGAACCTGCTGCGCTTCTGCTATGCGAAGAAGGACGACGCGTTGGACGAGGCCTGCAGACGGCTTCGGTCCCTGTAA